CGATGATCACGGCGCGTTCCACGAGGTCCGGGCATTCCAGCAGCCAGGCGTAGGCGAGCATGCCGCCCATGCTGGCGCCCACGATCCGCACGCGGTTCACGCCCAGGTGTTCGAGCAGCGCGCGGCCGGTGCGGGCCATGTCGCGCAGGGTCAGGGGGGCGTCGGCGCCCGCCACGCGGGGCAGGTCGGCGGGTCCGGTCGTGCCGGCGCAGCCGCCGAGGACGTTCGCGCAGATCACGTAGTCACGCGTGGGGTCCAGGGGTTTTCCCTCCCCGAGGAAGTCCGGCCACCACTCGTGCACGGCGCTGGTGCCGGTCAGGGCGTGCAGGACGAGGGTGGCGGTGCTTTGTGGCGTGCCGTACGTGTGGTACGTGACGGTCACGTCACTGACGGGCTGTCCGCAGTCGAGCAGCAGGGGCGCGTGCCGGAACAGACGGGCGGTCTGCGCGGCGGGTGTCAGGTCAGGCTGGCCCGCCTGACATCGGTCCGTGGCGGCCGTCGCGTCGTCCGCCTCGCTGCTCGCGGGGAGCGGGAGGTGGACCTGGGCGGGGTGCGTCTGGGCGGTCACTGCACCACTCCGGGTTG
Above is a window of Deinococcus seoulensis DNA encoding:
- a CDS encoding homoserine O-acetyltransferase family protein — translated: MTAQTHPAQVHLPLPASSEADDATAATDRCQAGQPDLTPAAQTARLFRHAPLLLDCGQPVSDVTVTYHTYGTPQSTATLVLHALTGTSAVHEWWPDFLGEGKPLDPTRDYVICANVLGGCAGTTGPADLPRVAGADAPLTLRDMARTGRALLEHLGVNRVRIVGASMGGMLAYAWLLECPDLVERAVIIGAPARHSPWAIGLNTAARSAIRAAPGGEGLKVARQIAMLSYRSPDSFAVTQTGQRVPGVPAITSYLHHHGEKLQARFCERSYVALTGAMDAFQPTDQELRTIQTPTLVVGISSDVLYPPAEVQAGASLLPRADYRELDSIHGHDAFLMDPGPLPTLVSAFLNR